Proteins encoded by one window of Streptomyces sp. LX-29:
- the fxsT gene encoding FxSxx-COOH system tetratricopeptide repeat protein, with protein MLDLPSAPGGPQAGRRAEEPATAGAQERLTVSDLHPHEVAEALWLAVNHPRLAAFGRPPRPTPTTPPMSDSPSDPPPDADAGPPDPPPAPDEHDAEAARPDAAAAPDADGADAGTEATGRAPGASGDVSGAMPGAAPPGVAPVSGLAARAAPGRAAEEQALTAPGLAAVDAGGPADRPRLPRRRAGSGAGASAGGDAAALGRALRPLRRRIRSARERVVDEEGTAERLAQAAHLPPLLRPGLEPRWSAVLLVDTAGQMGIWRATARRFAGALRRYGGFRDVELRTLDTSAPTPAGLVLRGPGRTGRAQPWQSLVEPSGRRIVLVLTDGLAPGWHTGAAQSLLAAWARHQPVAVLHTLPQRLWQRTGLSPERVRLLASGPWPAHGRVGWEFTGPEPPAPYRDPERSWRPDALRGARSGASVYRRLVPIPVLEVSGDWIAPWARFVAGEWPRWAEVAAVLAGPWTAPESVEPAPPEWAPRVLSAAERVGRFRVWASPEAFDLATRLAAVQLDLPVISSVQRHTLPRTGPAHLAEFLMSGLVEPLPGSGDRSFSLHAGVREELLASGTRQATQLASRTAAEVLAPHSGAARDLLAHLDGGKASREPEVNRENLRFREVEYAVLQALSGAHLRRARQLRGLIESFASTMDQPFQMDRPYHSADSAGRAKSTHVTPITSEVSGTVNPPGTPDNRNAFEGAPVPSSQGGVGGFGASLGGTTVTTTSPAPTPPATGGAPARQSRVAGVRPAVWGNMPPRNLVFTGREELLLQLERELSEGPTAVLPHALHGMGGVGKSQLALEYVYRHADQYDIVWWIPAERPTQIAQALVELARRLHLPVSGEAITAVPAVLEALRTGAPYSNWLLVFDNAESPEAVREYFPTSPGSSPIGSILVTSRNPQWETLAHPLEVDVFERSESIHLLQRRNPDLPADEADQLAEVLGDLPLAVEQASAWRAETGMPASEYLRLFEEKRSELMTVSPPTHYEETVATAWNVSLDYLERKNAAALQLLQVCSYFAPEPIARSLFSGAAVEPIAPDLDRALTDPLRLGRAIREIHRYSLAKIDHRTNSIQMHRLVQAVLIARMTDEQRQRMRHGAHLLLAANTPRDAQDREHWPRFADLYPHIVVSEAMASSSRTVRQTVCNVVEYLFYWGDHEGARDYGQRVHDLWREQHGEADRQTLMLGRHLRFILWAMGRYEEAARLNERMLAVLQTSGPDAEEELLRARGQVAIDLRARGEFAEALRIDRELYDRAVQVYGDEDPETLTHAHNLAVCLRVNGDFREALELDRLTWQRKTQMFGEDALSSLGTELSVALDRRDLGEYAVAAQLCETAVEKFRAGYGDNSPHTLRAMTRLGESMRKAGQHDRAVELTSYARKALTDRYGERHPDSLAAALSLSIDMRQLGDLSDALQLGERTRDLYVEIFGPEHPHTNAANMDLAVTYRLLNKVDTARKLNEAALALCVRRLGERHPDGLVCRTNLASDLFAQGDIAAACEMDQKTLEITIDVLGAQHPSALALKSNLAQDLKALGRFEEAEAMHTETLEGLSTALGDTHPAWGDAVAWRRANCDADPLPI; from the coding sequence GTGCTTGATCTGCCGTCGGCGCCCGGCGGTCCACAGGCGGGGCGGCGGGCGGAGGAGCCCGCCACCGCCGGCGCCCAGGAACGCCTGACGGTGTCCGACCTGCACCCCCACGAGGTGGCCGAGGCGCTGTGGCTCGCCGTGAACCACCCTCGGCTGGCCGCGTTCGGCCGCCCTCCTCGTCCCACGCCGACCACGCCGCCGATGAGCGACTCCCCCTCGGACCCCCCTCCGGACGCCGACGCCGGGCCCCCGGACCCGCCGCCCGCGCCGGACGAGCACGACGCCGAGGCGGCGCGTCCCGACGCGGCGGCCGCGCCCGACGCGGACGGCGCCGACGCGGGGACCGAAGCGACCGGACGCGCCCCGGGCGCGTCCGGGGATGTCTCCGGGGCGATGCCGGGCGCCGCTCCGCCCGGTGTCGCCCCGGTCTCCGGCCTGGCCGCGCGCGCCGCTCCCGGCCGGGCTGCCGAGGAACAAGCGCTTACCGCCCCGGGCCTGGCGGCGGTCGACGCCGGCGGCCCGGCGGACCGCCCCCGGCTGCCGCGGCGCCGCGCGGGGTCCGGCGCCGGCGCGTCGGCCGGCGGGGACGCGGCCGCCCTGGGACGGGCGTTACGCCCGCTGCGCCGGCGGATCCGGTCGGCGCGGGAGCGGGTCGTGGACGAGGAGGGCACGGCCGAGCGGCTGGCGCAGGCAGCGCACCTGCCCCCGCTACTCCGGCCGGGGCTGGAGCCACGGTGGAGCGCCGTCCTGCTGGTGGACACCGCCGGGCAGATGGGGATCTGGCGCGCCACCGCGCGCCGGTTCGCCGGGGCGCTGCGCCGCTACGGGGGCTTCCGCGACGTCGAGCTGCGCACCCTGGACACCTCCGCCCCCACTCCGGCGGGGCTGGTGCTGCGCGGGCCGGGTCGGACGGGGCGCGCGCAGCCGTGGCAGAGCCTGGTGGAGCCGTCCGGGCGGCGGATCGTGCTGGTGCTCACCGACGGGCTCGCCCCCGGCTGGCACACGGGCGCGGCGCAGAGCCTGCTGGCCGCCTGGGCGAGGCACCAGCCGGTGGCGGTGCTGCACACCCTGCCGCAGCGGCTGTGGCAGCGCACCGGGCTCAGCCCCGAGCGGGTCCGGCTGCTGGCCTCCGGGCCGTGGCCGGCCCACGGTCGCGTCGGCTGGGAGTTCACCGGCCCCGAGCCCCCGGCCCCGTACCGGGATCCGGAGCGGAGCTGGCGGCCGGACGCGCTCCGTGGGGCGCGTTCGGGGGCAAGCGTCTACCGGCGCCTCGTCCCCATTCCGGTCCTCGAGGTGTCCGGCGACTGGATCGCGCCCTGGGCGCGCTTCGTCGCGGGCGAGTGGCCTCGCTGGGCCGAGGTGGCGGCGGTGCTGGCGGGCCCCTGGACGGCCCCGGAGTCGGTGGAGCCGGCGCCCCCGGAGTGGGCGCCGCGCGTGCTGAGCGCGGCCGAACGGGTGGGCCGGTTCCGGGTCTGGGCCTCTCCCGAGGCATTCGACCTCGCCACCCGGCTGGCCGCCGTCCAGCTCGACCTTCCGGTCATCTCCTCCGTCCAGCGTCACACCCTGCCCCGGACGGGCCCCGCCCATCTGGCTGAATTCCTGATGAGCGGTCTGGTCGAGCCGCTGCCGGGCAGCGGTGACCGGTCCTTCTCGCTGCACGCCGGGGTCCGCGAGGAGCTGCTCGCCTCGGGCACCCGACAGGCGACCCAGCTGGCGTCCCGGACGGCGGCCGAAGTGCTGGCCCCCCACAGCGGCGCCGCCCGTGACCTGCTGGCTCACCTCGATGGCGGAAAAGCCTCGCGCGAACCCGAGGTGAACCGAGAGAACCTGCGCTTCCGAGAAGTCGAGTACGCCGTTCTCCAGGCCCTTTCGGGGGCCCACCTACGCCGCGCACGCCAACTCCGAGGGTTGATCGAGAGCTTTGCCTCGACCATGGATCAACCCTTTCAGATGGATCGACCATATCACTCTGCGGATTCGGCTGGCCGGGCGAAAAGCACCCACGTCACGCCTATTACCAGTGAGGTTTCTGGCACAGTGAATCCCCCAGGTACGCCCGACAACCGGAACGCCTTCGAAGGCGCACCCGTCCCCTCGTCCCAGGGAGGTGTGGGCGGATTCGGCGCATCTCTAGGAGGCACGACAGTGACCACGACCTCTCCGGCGCCGACGCCGCCGGCGACGGGCGGCGCGCCGGCGCGCCAGTCCAGGGTGGCGGGCGTGCGGCCCGCCGTCTGGGGGAACATGCCGCCCCGGAACCTGGTTTTCACCGGCCGCGAGGAGCTCCTTCTGCAATTGGAGCGGGAGCTGAGCGAGGGCCCCACCGCGGTGCTCCCGCACGCGCTCCACGGAATGGGCGGCGTTGGAAAATCCCAACTGGCACTGGAATACGTTTATCGGCACGCGGATCAATACGACATCGTCTGGTGGATTCCGGCCGAGCGTCCCACACAGATCGCCCAGGCACTGGTCGAACTCGCCCGACGGCTGCATCTCCCCGTCAGCGGCGAGGCCATTACCGCCGTCCCGGCCGTGCTCGAAGCGCTGCGAACCGGTGCACCGTACAGTAATTGGCTGCTGGTGTTTGATAACGCGGAGAGCCCGGAGGCGGTGCGGGAGTACTTCCCCACCAGTCCCGGCAGCAGCCCGATCGGATCCATTCTGGTGACCTCACGCAACCCACAATGGGAAACCCTGGCCCACCCGCTGGAAGTCGACGTCTTCGAGCGGTCCGAGAGCATCCATCTGCTCCAGCGCCGGAACCCGGACCTGCCCGCGGACGAGGCCGACCAGCTCGCCGAGGTCCTCGGCGACCTGCCGCTGGCGGTGGAGCAGGCGTCCGCCTGGCGCGCCGAGACCGGCATGCCGGCCTCGGAGTACCTACGGCTGTTCGAGGAGAAGCGGTCGGAGCTGATGACCGTCTCTCCGCCGACCCACTACGAGGAGACGGTGGCCACCGCGTGGAACGTCTCCCTCGACTACCTGGAGCGCAAGAACGCCGCGGCGCTGCAGTTGCTCCAGGTCTGCTCCTACTTCGCTCCTGAGCCGATCGCCCGCTCGCTGTTCTCCGGGGCGGCCGTCGAGCCGATCGCCCCCGACCTCGACCGCGCGCTCACCGACCCGCTGCGCCTGGGCCGCGCCATCCGGGAGATCCACCGCTACTCGCTGGCCAAGATCGACCACCGGACGAACTCCATCCAGATGCACCGCTTGGTGCAGGCGGTGCTGATCGCCCGCATGACCGACGAGCAGCGGCAGCGGATGCGGCACGGCGCCCATCTGCTGCTCGCTGCGAACACGCCCCGTGACGCCCAGGACAGGGAACACTGGCCCCGGTTCGCCGATCTCTACCCCCACATCGTGGTCTCCGAGGCGATGGCGTCCTCGTCGCGGACCGTCCGCCAGACCGTGTGCAACGTGGTCGAGTACCTCTTCTACTGGGGCGACCACGAGGGCGCCCGCGACTACGGCCAGCGCGTCCACGACCTGTGGCGCGAGCAGCACGGCGAGGCCGACCGCCAGACGCTGATGCTGGGGCGGCACCTCAGGTTCATCCTGTGGGCGATGGGCCGGTACGAGGAGGCGGCCCGGCTCAACGAGCGCATGCTCGCGGTGCTCCAGACCTCCGGACCGGACGCCGAGGAGGAGCTCCTGCGGGCGAGGGGCCAGGTGGCCATCGACCTGCGGGCCCGCGGCGAGTTCGCCGAGGCGCTGCGGATCGACCGGGAGTTGTACGACCGGGCGGTCCAGGTCTACGGCGACGAGGACCCGGAGACCCTGACCCACGCCCACAACCTGGCCGTCTGCCTGCGCGTCAACGGAGACTTCCGGGAGGCGCTGGAGCTCGACCGGCTGACCTGGCAGCGCAAGACTCAGATGTTCGGGGAGGACGCGCTCAGCAGCCTGGGCACCGAGCTGAGCGTGGCACTCGACCGCCGCGACCTCGGCGAGTACGCGGTCGCCGCGCAGTTGTGCGAGACGGCGGTGGAGAAGTTCCGCGCGGGGTACGGCGACAACAGCCCGCACACGCTGCGCGCCATGACCCGGCTCGGCGAGTCCATGCGCAAGGCCGGCCAGCACGACAGGGCGGTCGAGCTCACCAGCTACGCCCGGAAGGCCCTGACCGACCGGTACGGCGAGCGCCACCCCGACTCCCTCGCCGCCGCGCTCAGCCTCTCCATCGACATGCGGCAGCTGGGCGATCTCAGCGACGCGCTCCAGTTGGGTGAGCGCACCAGGGACCTGTACGTCGAGATCTTCGGCCCGGAGCATCCGCACACCAACGCGGCCAACATGGATCTGGCCGTCACCTACCGGCTGCTCAACAAGGTGGACACCGCCCGCAAGCTCAACGAGGCGGCGCTGGCCCTGTGCGTGCGGCGGCTGGGCGAGCGCCACCCCGACGGCCTGGTCTGCCGCACCAACCTCGCCAGCGACCTGTTCGCGCAGGGCGACATCGCGGCGGCGTGCGAGATGGACCAGAAGACGCTGGAGATCACGATCGACGTGCTCGGCGCCCAGCATCCGTCGGCCCTGGCGCTGAAGAGCAATCTCGCCCAGGATCTGAAGGCGCTCGGCAGGTTCGAGGAGGCCGAGGCCATGCACACCGAGACGTTGGAGGGGCTGAGCACGGCGCTGGGCGACACCCACCCGGCGTGGGGCGACGCCGTGGCCTGGCGCCGGGCGAACTGCGACGCCGACCCGCTGCCGATCTGA
- a CDS encoding protein-arginine deiminase domain-containing protein, whose amino-acid sequence MRLSGRAALAVGLAGAVLAPVTPAFAAPPPVTADLRADVDRNGRVDTTGTGDQTGEDTWSTGRGAVFLPNIDDDAKRCRTTGPDGKPLSDAKLAKCNDAADTRVNGAADAKDLARLRTVPIAQAPKDASGTVRITGKGAKHARLFIKRAGGWTAVTAKTTLTAAELRAGVELGLEGTDVVRDRAVWDGSAVVELKVTAGSSTTSDKVTLHVAPLLTQHHLQRAQRMLVTEIQGEGPFSRAQQKFVKDLDTQAKKAGVKQSTVKFTKYGDIWAQDFVEPAYAGMTGEDGRPRTIRIMLRSAQPDREAGRELFEKLRGPDMGVVQVTGVKDSEEWTLNSMGNLETIPPYTHGGRSYPAGRIIMGERKDTGAKPAKAMRTLLASQGLQNPLFLDTSWLHVGHVDEFVQFLPAPGTPRGWRLGVADPDAGMKLLRDAKAAGHGKTKMFSVKGFEGMPAPKETIDQTLANKKLRADNALAAKRIKANLETLKRETGLTDAEIVRVPALFTRGTDEGVAADRMPLLRRIGGSADTPEAVREYGQQRELGKPTGPSVMTSAYVPGAVNGVLLGPDRYLAPRQWGPVIGGKDIFTQAVTAAYRKAGFKVSYIDDYYTYHLGMGEVHCGTNTLRDTSKPWWRP is encoded by the coding sequence ATGAGACTTTCTGGACGGGCCGCCCTCGCCGTCGGCCTGGCCGGGGCCGTACTGGCCCCCGTCACCCCCGCGTTCGCCGCGCCGCCGCCGGTCACGGCTGACCTGCGGGCGGACGTCGACCGCAACGGCCGGGTGGACACCACCGGCACCGGCGACCAGACCGGTGAGGACACCTGGTCGACGGGGCGCGGCGCGGTCTTCCTGCCCAACATCGACGACGACGCCAAGCGCTGCCGCACCACCGGACCCGACGGCAAGCCGCTCAGCGACGCCAAGCTCGCCAAGTGCAACGACGCCGCCGACACCAGGGTGAACGGCGCCGCCGACGCCAAGGACCTGGCCCGGCTGCGCACCGTGCCGATAGCCCAGGCGCCCAAGGACGCCTCCGGCACCGTCCGCATCACCGGCAAGGGCGCCAAGCACGCCCGACTGTTCATCAAGCGCGCCGGCGGCTGGACCGCGGTCACCGCAAAGACCACCCTCACCGCCGCCGAACTGCGCGCCGGCGTGGAGCTGGGCCTGGAGGGCACCGACGTGGTGCGCGACCGCGCGGTGTGGGACGGCAGCGCGGTGGTCGAGCTGAAGGTGACCGCCGGCTCCAGCACCACCAGCGACAAGGTCACCCTGCACGTGGCCCCGCTGCTCACCCAGCACCACTTGCAGCGCGCCCAGCGGATGCTGGTCACCGAGATCCAGGGCGAGGGCCCGTTCTCCCGCGCCCAGCAGAAGTTCGTGAAGGACCTGGACACCCAGGCCAAGAAGGCCGGTGTCAAGCAGTCCACGGTGAAGTTCACCAAGTACGGCGACATCTGGGCGCAGGACTTCGTCGAGCCCGCGTACGCCGGCATGACGGGCGAGGACGGCAGGCCGCGCACCATACGGATCATGCTGCGCTCCGCGCAGCCGGACCGCGAAGCCGGCCGCGAGCTCTTCGAGAAGCTGCGCGGCCCGGACATGGGCGTCGTCCAGGTCACCGGGGTCAAGGACTCCGAGGAGTGGACCCTGAACTCCATGGGCAACCTGGAGACCATCCCGCCCTACACCCACGGCGGCCGCTCCTACCCGGCCGGACGCATCATCATGGGCGAGCGCAAGGACACCGGGGCCAAGCCCGCCAAGGCGATGCGCACCCTGCTCGCCTCGCAGGGCCTCCAGAACCCGCTGTTCCTGGACACCTCCTGGCTGCACGTGGGCCACGTGGACGAGTTCGTGCAGTTCCTGCCCGCGCCCGGCACCCCGCGCGGCTGGCGGCTCGGCGTCGCCGACCCCGACGCCGGGATGAAGCTGCTGCGCGACGCGAAGGCCGCCGGGCACGGCAAGACCAAGATGTTCTCGGTCAAGGGCTTCGAGGGCATGCCCGCCCCGAAGGAGACCATCGACCAGACGCTCGCCAACAAGAAGCTGCGCGCCGACAACGCCCTCGCGGCGAAGCGGATCAAGGCCAACCTGGAGACCCTCAAGCGCGAGACCGGCCTCACCGACGCCGAGATCGTGCGGGTGCCCGCGCTCTTCACCCGCGGCACCGACGAGGGCGTCGCGGCGGACCGGATGCCGCTGCTGCGCCGGATCGGCGGCTCGGCCGACACCCCGGAGGCGGTGCGGGAGTACGGCCAGCAGCGCGAACTGGGCAAGCCGACCGGCCCGTCGGTGATGACCAGCGCCTATGTGCCCGGCGCGGTCAACGGGGTGCTGCTCGGCCCGGACCGCTACCTCGCGCCCAGGCAGTGGGGGCCGGTGATCGGCGGCAAGGACATCTTCACCCAGGCGGTGACCGCCGCCTACCGCAAGGCCGGGTTCAAGGTGTCGTACATCGACGACTACTACACCTACCACCTGGGCATGGGCGAGGTGCACTGCGGCACCAACACCCTGCGGGACACCTCCAAGCCGTGGTGGCGTCCGTAG
- a CDS encoding aldehyde dehydrogenase family protein, with protein sequence MPKLFIGGEWTAAVDGRVRDIRCPADGSLVATVDEAGPKDAAAAVAAARDAFDRGPWPGTPAAERGRLLLRVAELLERDKARLARAESLDTGKRYVESQIDVDDVAACFRYFGQLAAVGAGDRVVATGGADTESRVVHEPVGVCVLITPWNYPLLQAAWKVAPALAAGNTVVLKPSEPTPHTAVGLMRLLTEAGLPAGTANLVLGAGPTAGGPLTADERVDMVSFTGGQATGRRVMAAAAPTVKKVALELGGKNPNIVFADADFDTAVDYALTAVFLHSGQVCSAGARLLVEDPLHDAFVDELVARARRIRLGGPFDERARAGPLISAAHREKVEAYVAAGLAEGAVLRCGGSRPADPELRAGWYYLPTVLDECAPGMTVVREESFGPVLTVERFHGEAEAVALANDTVYGLAGAVWTRDPGLAHRVASRLRAGTVWINDFHPYVPQAEWGGMKQSGVGRELGPAGLAEYQEAKHIWHNTAPSPLRWFE encoded by the coding sequence ATGCCGAAGCTGTTCATCGGGGGCGAGTGGACCGCCGCCGTCGACGGGCGGGTGCGGGACATCCGCTGCCCGGCGGACGGCAGCCTGGTCGCCACCGTGGACGAGGCGGGCCCCAAGGACGCGGCGGCGGCCGTCGCGGCCGCCCGCGACGCCTTCGACCGCGGGCCCTGGCCCGGCACCCCCGCCGCCGAACGCGGCCGGCTGCTGCTGCGCGTCGCCGAGTTGCTGGAGCGCGACAAGGCCCGGCTGGCCCGCGCGGAGTCCCTGGACACCGGGAAGCGCTATGTCGAGAGCCAGATCGACGTCGACGACGTCGCGGCCTGCTTCCGCTACTTCGGGCAGCTGGCCGCCGTCGGCGCCGGCGACCGGGTGGTGGCCACCGGCGGGGCGGACACCGAGAGCCGGGTGGTGCACGAGCCGGTCGGGGTCTGCGTGCTGATCACCCCGTGGAACTACCCGCTGCTCCAGGCCGCCTGGAAGGTCGCCCCCGCGCTGGCCGCCGGAAACACCGTCGTCCTCAAGCCCAGCGAGCCGACCCCGCACACCGCCGTCGGACTGATGCGACTGCTGACGGAGGCCGGGCTGCCGGCCGGGACGGCCAACCTGGTGCTGGGCGCGGGCCCGACCGCGGGCGGGCCGCTGACCGCGGACGAGCGGGTGGACATGGTGTCCTTCACCGGCGGGCAGGCCACCGGGCGGCGCGTCATGGCGGCCGCCGCGCCCACCGTGAAGAAGGTCGCGCTGGAACTCGGCGGCAAGAACCCCAACATCGTTTTCGCCGACGCCGACTTCGACACCGCCGTCGACTACGCACTCACGGCCGTCTTCCTCCACTCCGGCCAGGTCTGCTCGGCCGGCGCCCGGCTGCTGGTCGAGGACCCGCTGCACGACGCGTTCGTCGACGAACTGGTGGCCCGGGCGCGGCGGATCCGGCTCGGCGGCCCCTTCGACGAGCGGGCGCGCGCCGGGCCGCTGATCTCCGCCGCGCACCGTGAGAAGGTCGAGGCGTATGTGGCGGCTGGGCTGGCCGAGGGCGCGGTGCTGCGCTGCGGCGGGTCCCGGCCGGCCGACCCGGAGCTGCGGGCCGGCTGGTACTACCTGCCGACCGTGCTGGACGAGTGCGCCCCCGGGATGACCGTCGTACGGGAGGAGTCCTTCGGGCCGGTCCTCACCGTGGAGCGCTTCCACGGCGAGGCGGAGGCGGTCGCGCTCGCCAACGACACCGTCTACGGGCTGGCCGGCGCGGTGTGGACGCGGGACCCGGGGCTGGCCCACCGGGTCGCCTCCCGGTTGCGCGCCGGCACGGTCTGGATCAACGACTTCCACCCCTATGTGCCGCAGGCCGAGTGGGGCGGCATGAAGCAGTCCGGCGTGGGACGGGAGCTGGGCCCGGCCGGCCTGGCGGAGTACCAGGAGGCCAAGCACATCTGGCACAACACGGCGCCCAGCCCGCTGCGGTGGTTCGAGTGA
- a CDS encoding MoxR family ATPase, with protein MNASESGHDTETPIAAGGLLYRGTGDVLPDVPYEERTWPEGPRWRTFNGGPCLPAPPEDDEPDRRLGPVGAERQPPDAEVRLVNAAILLRRPLLVSGRPGVGKSALAYRIARELRLGRVLQWPVTSRTTLESGLFEYDVIGRAQAGQAWYAAQARPGTPGDAEPEAAHAPTDIGDFIQLGPLGTALLPHRLPRVLLIDEIDKGDVDLPNDLLTLFEDGWYSVPPLVRVKRQSPTVVVHTADPGRTAPIVEGHVRARTFPIVVMTSNGEREFPEAFLRRCLRLDVPDPDPQALGELVAAHFGDRLGDIPRELIRDFMMRSEEAHGLAADQLLNAAHLATSGAYSSTAGDDAEWRAVLRSVWHPLTGETDEADQRA; from the coding sequence TTGAACGCGTCGGAGAGCGGCCACGACACCGAGACCCCGATCGCGGCAGGCGGGCTGCTGTACCGGGGCACGGGAGACGTGCTGCCCGATGTCCCCTACGAGGAGCGGACCTGGCCGGAGGGCCCACGCTGGCGGACCTTCAACGGCGGTCCCTGTCTGCCCGCGCCGCCCGAGGACGACGAGCCGGACCGCCGGCTGGGTCCGGTCGGCGCGGAGCGGCAGCCGCCGGACGCCGAGGTCCGGCTGGTCAACGCGGCGATCCTGCTCCGTCGGCCGCTTCTGGTCTCGGGTCGTCCCGGGGTGGGCAAGTCCGCGCTCGCCTACCGCATCGCCCGTGAGCTGCGGCTGGGGCGGGTGCTCCAGTGGCCGGTGACCAGCCGCACCACGCTGGAGTCGGGGCTGTTCGAGTACGACGTGATCGGCCGCGCCCAGGCCGGCCAGGCGTGGTACGCGGCGCAGGCGCGCCCCGGCACACCGGGGGACGCGGAACCGGAGGCAGCCCACGCGCCCACGGACATCGGCGACTTCATCCAGCTCGGCCCGCTGGGCACCGCGCTGCTGCCCCACCGGCTGCCGCGCGTGCTGCTCATCGACGAGATCGACAAGGGCGACGTGGATCTGCCGAACGACCTGCTGACCCTGTTCGAGGACGGCTGGTACAGCGTGCCGCCGCTCGTGCGGGTGAAGCGCCAGTCGCCGACGGTCGTCGTCCATACGGCGGATCCCGGGCGGACCGCCCCGATCGTGGAGGGGCACGTCCGAGCTCGGACTTTCCCCATCGTCGTCATGACCTCCAACGGCGAGCGCGAGTTCCCGGAGGCGTTCCTCCGACGCTGTCTGCGCTTGGATGTTCCGGACCCGGACCCGCAGGCGCTGGGGGAGCTGGTCGCCGCCCACTTCGGCGACCGGCTCGGCGACATACCGAGAGAACTCATCCGCGACTTCATGATGCGCAGCGAAGAAGCCCACGGGCTCGCCGCCGACCAGCTGCTGAACGCGGCTCATCTGGCGACGTCCGGCGCCTACTCCTCCACCGCGGGGGACGACGCCGAGTGGCGAGCGGTGCTGCGGTCCGTCTGGCACCCGTTGACCGGCGAGACCGATGAGGCGGATCAGCGTGCTTGA